A genomic region of Stenotrophomonas sp. NA06056 contains the following coding sequences:
- a CDS encoding XVIPCD domain-containing protein: MNAQTSKEGATPDAPRDAATASFDPTYTSANSEVRAAAAGYSVTLNEGDGALKVGAEQKRAASSLASQFQGTSLSMAGSPTADGGRDYLLTMESVVGASVKGAGFQDTSSTGVRARYRVSLPSDAVDVDPTRVNPFDPQTIPKGGSVTLDGQQFTGTALEGSFRNIAMQSQTTEASGGSYRVDRLEDGRVRVTTGPNEAVEAFNGMGFNAGRFSAIAGRQDALGHSAVRTATFDLDQPEGRQAYEQFIDNGTLSSQTPGVQDLATVERLGVSSQTRLKVGYGDTFGVDLAGARNSGDVVQVSREDGSRTEVRSVQYNGNLPAARVSAYGADGQEDTAQRRYEFTFDLRGHAQGEQIAGMVNAALSGDPAGDRGPVKAGELNTLSFSEDQMRTLMERTQSMVKDNPMLGPSWQVLAGDGSGNPQQDVDAFALALARNQGQSTYGMAERMFHIAAAGGKDLQKIDAGVQGEHLQSLAAPSPLLPRQDPRHAASPDHGLWLQSQGAVGSLDQAMGRQPDEMSERLGMALLVAAKDKGLQRIDEAVLSDDGRYAFAVQGQPHAADRQIARTETAQAVAMPVEDQLRQLQDAPRHSSAVQQDARQQEQEQAVQEQAARAMPR; the protein is encoded by the coding sequence ATGAATGCCCAGACCAGCAAGGAAGGCGCAACTCCGGACGCGCCGCGCGATGCCGCCACGGCATCGTTCGATCCGACGTATACCTCGGCAAACAGCGAGGTCCGCGCTGCCGCCGCGGGTTACTCGGTCACGTTGAACGAGGGCGACGGCGCGCTGAAAGTGGGCGCTGAGCAGAAGCGCGCTGCGTCCAGTCTTGCATCGCAGTTCCAGGGCACGTCGCTGAGCATGGCCGGCAGCCCGACAGCCGATGGCGGCAGGGACTACCTGCTCACGATGGAGTCGGTGGTCGGCGCAAGCGTGAAGGGTGCCGGCTTCCAGGACACCAGCAGCACGGGTGTACGCGCGCGCTACAGGGTCAGCCTGCCCAGCGACGCGGTGGACGTCGATCCCACCCGCGTCAATCCGTTCGATCCGCAGACCATTCCCAAAGGAGGCAGCGTCACCCTGGATGGTCAGCAGTTCACGGGTACCGCGCTGGAAGGCAGTTTCCGCAACATCGCCATGCAGAGCCAGACGACCGAGGCGAGCGGTGGCAGCTACCGTGTGGATCGCCTGGAAGATGGACGGGTGCGGGTCACCACCGGGCCGAACGAGGCGGTCGAAGCCTTCAACGGCATGGGATTCAACGCTGGCCGGTTCAGCGCGATTGCCGGCCGCCAGGACGCGCTCGGTCACTCTGCCGTCCGCACCGCCACCTTCGATCTGGATCAACCCGAAGGCCGTCAGGCCTATGAACAGTTCATCGACAACGGCACGTTGAGCAGCCAGACCCCGGGCGTACAGGATCTGGCTACGGTCGAGCGGCTGGGCGTGAGTTCGCAGACCCGGCTGAAAGTCGGCTACGGCGACACGTTCGGCGTGGATCTGGCAGGTGCCCGCAACAGCGGTGACGTAGTGCAGGTCAGCCGCGAAGATGGCAGCCGCACCGAAGTGCGCAGCGTGCAGTACAACGGCAATCTGCCGGCAGCCCGGGTCAGCGCTTACGGTGCCGACGGCCAGGAGGATACGGCGCAGCGCCGTTACGAGTTCACCTTCGACCTGCGGGGGCATGCGCAGGGTGAACAGATTGCCGGGATGGTCAACGCGGCGCTGTCCGGTGACCCAGCAGGTGATCGTGGGCCGGTAAAGGCGGGCGAGCTGAATACTCTGAGCTTCAGCGAGGACCAGATGCGCACACTGATGGAGCGCACCCAATCGATGGTCAAGGACAACCCGATGCTGGGTCCGTCGTGGCAGGTGCTTGCAGGGGACGGCAGCGGCAATCCGCAGCAGGATGTGGACGCCTTCGCCCTGGCGCTGGCACGCAACCAGGGGCAATCCACCTACGGCATGGCCGAACGCATGTTCCACATCGCCGCAGCGGGCGGCAAGGATCTGCAGAAGATCGACGCGGGCGTGCAGGGCGAGCACCTGCAGTCGCTTGCGGCGCCGTCACCGCTGCTGCCGCGTCAGGACCCGCGGCACGCCGCAAGCCCGGACCATGGCCTGTGGCTGCAGAGCCAGGGCGCGGTGGGCAGCCTTGACCAGGCCATGGGGCGACAGCCCGATGAGATGAGCGAACGCCTGGGCATGGCGCTGCTGGTCGCGGCAAAGGACAAGGGTCTGCAGCGGATTGACGAGGCCGTGCTCAGCGACGATGGCCGCTATGCATTTGCGGTGCAGGGTCAGCCGCACGCTGCGGATCGTCAGATCGCCCGCACCGAGACCGCGCAGGCGGTGGCCATGCCGGTCGAAGATCAGCTGCGCCAGCTGCAGGACGCGCCCCGGCACTCCAGTGCTGTGCAGCAAGATGCCCGGCAACAGGAGCAGGAGCAGGCCGTACAGGAGCAGGCCGCGCGGGCCATGCCGCGCTGA
- a CDS encoding DUF4034 domain-containing protein — MRRMHFVGTLLSVTCLSASPAWAAEDPDSLALCEQVAQLMDADDFKALDAMAERFRKGERNASGYSNLGRFYICMSRRIGTAHQDVQQWNDWTAWAARWIRQSPRSPSAHLAAARVPLNLAWSFRGDGYANEVGAQDWQQFNEYNAVAAAYMQEHKAIAKRDPYWYEMSILIALRQGVDEAAFMTLFDEGSKLFPDHDPLYLIAIQRFTPHWHGDAQQMEAFARHAITRTSKRRRASLYARMYASVSEGVSGQRLFQNSAVEWPLMRQGWQDILAEYPTAWNLEAAARHACLSSDVPAAKGWQRQLLARQGIGEPYLGMVVDSAERQCLPEGSFAR; from the coding sequence ATGCGCAGGATGCACTTCGTCGGCACGCTGTTGAGCGTGACCTGTCTTTCCGCTTCGCCCGCCTGGGCTGCGGAAGACCCCGATTCACTGGCCCTGTGCGAGCAGGTGGCGCAACTGATGGACGCCGACGATTTCAAGGCGCTGGATGCCATGGCCGAGCGCTTCCGCAAGGGTGAGCGCAATGCCAGTGGCTATTCCAACCTCGGCCGTTTCTACATCTGCATGTCGCGCCGCATCGGCACTGCGCATCAGGACGTACAGCAGTGGAATGACTGGACCGCGTGGGCCGCACGCTGGATTCGGCAATCACCGCGCTCTCCGTCGGCCCACCTGGCCGCCGCGCGCGTTCCGCTCAACCTCGCCTGGAGCTTCCGTGGTGATGGTTATGCGAACGAGGTGGGCGCGCAGGACTGGCAGCAGTTCAACGAGTACAACGCGGTGGCAGCAGCCTATATGCAGGAGCATAAGGCGATCGCCAAGCGCGACCCCTACTGGTATGAAATGTCCATCCTGATCGCGTTGCGGCAGGGGGTGGACGAAGCAGCGTTCATGACGCTGTTCGACGAAGGCAGCAAGCTCTTTCCCGACCATGACCCGCTGTATCTGATCGCGATCCAGCGCTTCACCCCGCACTGGCATGGCGATGCGCAGCAGATGGAAGCCTTCGCGCGGCATGCCATCACGCGCACATCCAAGCGTCGCCGCGCCAGCCTGTATGCGCGCATGTACGCGTCGGTCAGCGAGGGCGTGTCAGGGCAGCGGCTGTTCCAGAACTCGGCAGTCGAGTGGCCGCTGATGCGACAGGGGTGGCAGGACATCCTGGCCGAGTACCCCACTGCATGGAACCTGGAGGCCGCCGCCCGCCATGCCTGCCTCAGCAGTGACGTGCCCGCCGCGAAAGGTTGGCAGCGCCAGTTGCTGGCCAGACAAGGCATTGGCGAACCTTACCTGGGCATGGTCGTCGACTCGGCCGAGCGCCAATGCCTGCCCGAGGGCTCCTTTGCACGATGA
- a CDS encoding AraC family transcriptional regulator: MSQSPELLRRLLRAKDHMDRASHEDWPVARLAQVSAVSSAHFARSFKDAFGVPPHRYLLSRRIERAVALLRDTDLPITEIALQTGWTSLGTFGRIFRDITGDSPGAIRSRERTDAPAQGPVPECHARAAQRPDLKIAVLEKRRRGSLVSVDPT; the protein is encoded by the coding sequence ATGTCCCAGAGCCCCGAACTGCTGCGCCGCCTGCTGCGCGCCAAGGACCATATGGACCGGGCCAGCCACGAAGACTGGCCGGTGGCCCGGCTGGCGCAGGTCAGTGCGGTCTCTTCGGCCCATTTCGCGCGCTCCTTCAAGGATGCCTTCGGAGTGCCGCCGCATCGCTACTTGCTCAGTCGACGCATCGAGCGCGCCGTCGCTCTGCTGCGCGATACCGATCTGCCGATCACCGAGATCGCGCTGCAGACTGGCTGGACCAGCCTGGGCACCTTCGGCCGGATCTTCCGCGACATCACCGGCGACAGCCCGGGCGCCATCCGCAGCCGTGAACGTACCGACGCTCCGGCGCAGGGCCCTGTACCGGAGTGCCACGCCCGTGCCGCGCAGCGCCCGGATCTGAAGATCGCAGTTTTGGAGAAGCGCCGTCGCGGCAGCCTTGTTAGCGTAGATCCCACCTGA
- a CDS encoding VOC family protein yields MTGMVNVVGLYVHDQDAALDFYVDVLGFQVHTDVGSGDYRWLTVHSGDKNGFQLGLFKPGPPVHDAATALTLQQMVAKGAMPPLVLAVDDCRASYERLLARGVEFTQEPVERFGAVDAGFRDPSGNGWKMIERPTRNPQ; encoded by the coding sequence ATGACTGGCATGGTGAATGTGGTTGGGCTGTATGTGCACGACCAGGACGCGGCGCTCGATTTCTATGTCGACGTGCTCGGCTTCCAGGTGCACACCGACGTGGGCAGCGGCGACTATCGCTGGCTGACGGTGCACTCCGGCGACAAGAACGGCTTCCAGCTGGGCCTGTTCAAGCCGGGGCCGCCGGTACACGATGCCGCCACTGCACTGACCCTGCAGCAGATGGTGGCCAAGGGCGCGATGCCACCGCTGGTACTGGCAGTGGACGATTGCCGGGCCAGCTACGAACGACTGTTGGCGCGTGGCGTGGAATTCACCCAGGAGCCGGTGGAACGCTTCGGTGCGGTGGATGCGGGGTTCCGCGATCCGTCCGGGAATGGCTGGAAGATGATCGAGCGTCCCACGAGGAACCCGCAATGA
- a CDS encoding DNA/RNA non-specific endonuclease: MRLATFLLALAFSAFAGAAHAQVVTLNKGGFVLTYDCSIHSATRYEYTLVADTGSAARPSSFYRDPDLPAGCLGQTSTSSYASVQSGYDRGHLVTSNHMDYDATYIRRANYMTNIVPQVSSFNQGIWVKAENVAECYRDIAPVDVYGGVVYGDASNDYFLASHGIPTPEFFWKTIITKDPNTGTAKAISWIIPNETGLGSLDSYLVTIADLEELLGASYVAINAPASLKNMLPSTSWPLPSGCDLG, translated from the coding sequence ATGCGCCTTGCCACGTTCTTGCTTGCCCTTGCTTTCAGCGCCTTTGCCGGCGCAGCACACGCCCAGGTCGTGACCCTCAACAAGGGAGGGTTCGTATTGACCTATGACTGCAGCATCCACAGTGCGACCCGGTACGAATACACACTGGTGGCGGACACCGGTTCGGCCGCACGTCCGTCCAGCTTCTACAGGGACCCGGACCTGCCGGCAGGTTGCCTCGGCCAGACCAGTACGTCCTCCTATGCCAGCGTGCAGTCCGGCTATGACCGGGGCCATCTGGTGACGTCCAACCATATGGACTACGACGCCACTTACATCCGCCGCGCCAACTACATGACCAACATCGTGCCGCAGGTGTCCAGCTTCAATCAGGGCATCTGGGTCAAGGCCGAGAATGTCGCTGAGTGCTATCGGGACATTGCCCCCGTCGACGTCTATGGCGGCGTTGTCTATGGCGATGCGTCCAATGACTATTTCCTGGCCAGCCACGGCATTCCGACCCCGGAATTCTTCTGGAAGACGATCATCACCAAGGATCCGAACACCGGCACCGCCAAAGCCATCAGCTGGATCATTCCCAACGAAACGGGCCTGGGCAGCCTGGACAGCTACCTGGTCACCATCGCGGATCTGGAAGAACTGCTGGGCGCCAGCTACGTGGCGATCAATGCGCCGGCCTCGCTGAAGAACATGCTGCCCAGCACCAGCTGGCCGCTGCCGAGCGGATGCGATCTGGGCTGA